From a region of the Pseudomonadaceae bacterium SI-3 genome:
- a CDS encoding hybrid sensor histidine kinase/response regulator, whose translation MGDRHDYVALEWVKGEIAETLKQARQALEAFVENPQDSTRMRFCLTYVHQVLGTLQMVEFYGAALLAEEMEQLARALLDESVASQTEALEVLMQAILQMPVYLDRIQSARRDLPMVVLPLLNDLRAARGEKLLSETSLFSPNMSARAPALSGEFLAQRQTEDLPSLLRKLRQMLQVALVGVIRNQDLPTNLSYMARVFARLEMLCKDAPLGALWQIASGVVEGLASGAVANGTTVRNLLRQVDKELKRLVAQGAEGINQAAPDELTKNLLFYIAKAPAQSPRIQALKAEYSLDDALPDSTLVDEERAQLAGPDRGAMRSVVAALCEELVRVKDSLDLFVRSDRLGLTELGALQPPLKQIADTLAVLGFGQPRKIILEQISLVEALANGQQQPDDAALMDVAGALLYVEATLAGMVGGTAAEHRGEESHLPTTDVGQIHRLVIREARTGLEQAKDAIIEFIASQWNHQHLARVPELLTQSRGGLAMVPLARAAALLDACNRYIQEQLLAKQAIPDWQSLDTLADAITSVEYYLERLSEDCGSQGDLILDVAEESLQALGYPLSEQPSSALGEASPEVSVEPSDPLDDIEVLPSEPAEAPEPAAEMQDQASIRSDFPPSEQHPSVDTELATQGALGVDDVAEPESFDWPGETLELTELESLQADDASHAAEGQPADDSPGYELEWSEAEMAALDMPEVVLPGPMVHSASNEPALTMEDVMATPVVSVNPPARDVPPSLLPPPEGEEAVDDDLLEVFIEEAAEVLETITEYLPRWCDDPSDKEALGEVRRAFHTLKGSGRMVRALIIGELAWSVENLLNRVLDRSIDVGEPVKQLVRDVVALMPTLVEEFAAKAQRQRDDVDRLAANAHALAKGESPEPDPQGGVAIDQPAQEEVIDEVLDPQLLEIFRNEAEAHLATLVDFLADCAQRLPQPVTDPLQRALHTLKGSAHMAGILPMAEIATPLERMVKEFKANLIQMDLAEAELLHTAEQLLRRGLDNLEREPLATIEGAEDFIASVHALHQARLADAGERGDTEQGEPRDPGMIAMFLSEGMNILLDAEALLQSWREHPAERQELTALLEELTTLGLGAQMAELPQIDTLCQVLLDLYAVVQEGRLAVSARFFDDVEQAHEALVGMMDQVAAGLQVTGQPELVARLQQLLAEAIDPLTFEQPGEECAMAPSATFDSVDGATQPQAEAEAEAEAEAEAWLAEPFSGQDELDEEMVEIFLDEAVDLLESAGGALERWLGDPANQLALSALLRDLHTLKGGARMAEIRPIGDLAHELETLYEGLSDGRYVHTDDLASLLLRSHDQLAIQLEQLQAHKPMDPAARLIEHIRAYRQGIAPSFDPAVSSDDEMQMVDKDPQRAEFAAGDSEQLEAAHGPDDSLLGHAAETDEREDERASGDAIPFEALVQPVEQVIVELPEEPEPAESPEPTSAAEPGKAGAGSWENRDPELVEIFLEEGFDIIERAGASLQRWIDDVDNSFEIEALQRDLHTLKGGARMADIREIGDLAHELEYLYEGLCAGHYRASPTLFALLQTCHDRLAAMLDAVRAFRELPDGQDLIATIQRFRANPEEQLSMPSSVALKAAQDAAQDAAEAEILDIFVEEADELLEEMESALGRWEATGDGVAPLADMMRVLHTLKGGARLAAQVRLGDMAHDLEQRLSEAQLQGGPWTDSLFLDVQGSYDALLKEVESMRSRLITEPDLETDSQPQENAQAEHSSLSVIVLETPIVAASAQAPISTSPAKVLPFIRRAEQAALDAASRRAPQELVKVPADLLEGLVNLAGETSIFRGRVEQQVSDVGFTLGEMEATIERVRDQLRRLDTETQAQILSSYQAEAERAGYDDFDPLEMDRHSQLQQLSRALFESASDLLDLKETLAARNRDAETLLLQQARVNTELQEGLMRTRMVPFDRLVPRLRRIVRQVAGELGKQVEFQVGNATGEMDRSVLERIVAPLEHMLRNAVDHGIEVGAKRVAAGKPEQGNIRLDLSREGGDIVLALSDDGAGINLEAVRRKAIERGLMQPGIELSDHDVLQFILEAGFSTAEQVTQISGRGVGMDVVHSEVKQLGGSMSIESTLGKGTRFLIRLPFTVSVNRALMVYSGEDLYAIPLNTIEGIVRVSPYELEAYYQPGASRFEYAGQTYELRYLGELLNNGQRPKLVGQSLPLPVILVRSNDHSVAVQVDSLAGSREIVVKGLGPQFATVPGISGATILGDGRVVVILDLLATIRVLHAHLLTQQQPLRLLGEDEPADIEVDRPTLVMVVDDSVTVRKVTSRLLERNGMNVLTAKDGVDAITQLQERKPDIILLDIEMPRMDGFEVATLVRHDEHLKDLPIIMITSRTGEKHRDRAMAIGVNEYLGKPYQESLLLETIQKLVPRHE comes from the coding sequence ATGGGTGATCGGCACGATTATGTCGCCCTGGAGTGGGTGAAAGGCGAAATTGCCGAAACGCTGAAGCAGGCACGGCAGGCCTTGGAAGCGTTCGTCGAAAACCCGCAAGACTCGACGCGGATGCGCTTCTGTCTGACCTACGTGCATCAGGTGCTTGGCACTTTGCAGATGGTTGAGTTTTATGGCGCTGCACTGCTTGCCGAGGAAATGGAGCAGCTTGCCCGTGCGCTGTTGGATGAAAGCGTCGCCAGCCAGACCGAAGCGCTTGAAGTGCTCATGCAAGCGATTCTGCAGATGCCGGTTTATCTGGATCGTATCCAGAGTGCTCGGCGCGATCTACCCATGGTCGTGCTGCCGCTGCTTAACGATCTTCGGGCGGCGCGTGGCGAGAAGCTGTTATCGGAAACCAGCCTGTTTTCGCCAAACATGTCCGCGCGGGCGCCGGCCCTGTCGGGCGAGTTTTTGGCGCAGCGACAGACCGAGGATCTGCCAAGTTTGCTGCGAAAACTACGGCAGATGTTGCAGGTTGCGTTGGTTGGGGTCATTCGCAACCAGGATCTACCTACCAACCTAAGCTACATGGCGCGAGTCTTTGCGCGTCTGGAAATGCTCTGTAAAGATGCGCCGTTGGGTGCGCTGTGGCAGATCGCATCCGGCGTGGTTGAGGGGCTCGCCAGTGGCGCTGTCGCTAATGGCACCACGGTTCGGAACCTGTTACGGCAGGTAGACAAAGAGCTGAAGCGTCTGGTTGCTCAGGGCGCAGAGGGCATCAACCAGGCCGCCCCTGACGAGCTGACCAAGAATCTGCTGTTCTATATCGCCAAGGCGCCGGCTCAGTCGCCCCGCATCCAGGCCTTGAAGGCTGAGTACAGTCTGGATGATGCGTTGCCTGACAGCACGCTAGTCGACGAAGAGCGGGCTCAGCTGGCCGGGCCGGACCGCGGTGCTATGCGTTCGGTTGTGGCCGCGTTGTGTGAGGAGCTGGTTCGGGTCAAGGACAGCCTGGACCTCTTTGTACGCAGCGACCGCTTGGGGCTCACTGAGCTTGGCGCGCTGCAGCCGCCGCTCAAGCAGATTGCCGATACGCTAGCCGTGCTCGGTTTCGGTCAACCACGTAAGATCATTCTAGAGCAGATCAGCCTGGTCGAAGCCTTGGCCAATGGGCAGCAGCAGCCTGACGACGCCGCTTTGATGGATGTCGCAGGCGCCCTGCTGTACGTCGAGGCGACGCTCGCTGGCATGGTTGGGGGCACCGCAGCCGAGCATCGAGGCGAGGAGAGTCACCTCCCAACAACGGACGTCGGCCAGATCCATCGCCTGGTTATCCGAGAGGCGCGTACGGGTCTGGAACAGGCGAAAGACGCGATTATCGAGTTCATAGCCTCCCAATGGAATCATCAACATCTGGCACGTGTTCCGGAGTTGCTGACCCAATCCCGCGGCGGGCTCGCAATGGTACCCCTTGCCCGCGCTGCGGCCTTGCTGGATGCCTGTAACCGCTACATTCAGGAGCAATTGCTAGCGAAGCAGGCGATCCCGGATTGGCAAAGTCTGGATACGCTGGCTGATGCAATAACCAGCGTCGAGTACTACCTCGAGCGTCTCAGCGAAGACTGCGGCTCGCAGGGCGACCTGATTCTGGATGTCGCTGAAGAGAGTCTGCAGGCGTTGGGCTATCCGCTCAGTGAGCAGCCTTCTAGCGCGTTGGGAGAAGCCAGCCCTGAGGTGAGCGTCGAGCCGTCAGATCCGCTCGATGACATCGAAGTGCTGCCTTCCGAGCCCGCGGAGGCCCCCGAGCCTGCTGCCGAAATGCAAGACCAGGCCTCGATACGATCAGATTTTCCGCCTTCTGAGCAGCACCCGAGTGTTGATACCGAGCTTGCCACCCAAGGAGCATTGGGCGTCGACGATGTGGCGGAACCCGAGTCGTTCGATTGGCCAGGCGAAACTCTCGAACTGACCGAGTTGGAGTCTTTGCAGGCGGACGATGCGTCGCACGCTGCCGAAGGACAGCCTGCCGATGATTCGCCGGGCTACGAGCTGGAGTGGAGCGAAGCCGAGATGGCTGCGCTCGATATGCCTGAAGTCGTGCTGCCCGGCCCCATGGTTCATTCGGCTTCTAACGAGCCGGCTCTGACCATGGAAGACGTCATGGCTACGCCTGTCGTCTCGGTCAATCCCCCTGCTCGGGATGTTCCGCCGAGCCTTCTGCCTCCGCCTGAAGGTGAGGAGGCAGTCGATGATGACTTGCTCGAAGTGTTCATCGAGGAAGCCGCCGAGGTTCTCGAAACCATCACCGAGTACCTGCCACGTTGGTGTGACGATCCTTCTGACAAGGAGGCCCTCGGCGAGGTGCGGCGCGCCTTCCATACACTCAAGGGCAGCGGGCGCATGGTCCGTGCGTTGATCATTGGCGAACTCGCCTGGTCTGTCGAAAACCTGCTCAATCGGGTCCTTGATCGCAGCATTGACGTAGGCGAGCCGGTCAAGCAACTGGTACGTGACGTAGTGGCTCTGATGCCAACCTTGGTCGAAGAGTTTGCAGCGAAGGCACAACGCCAGCGCGACGATGTCGATCGGTTGGCTGCCAACGCTCACGCCTTGGCCAAAGGGGAGTCACCTGAGCCTGACCCTCAGGGCGGAGTCGCGATTGACCAGCCGGCCCAGGAAGAGGTGATTGATGAAGTGCTGGATCCGCAGTTGCTGGAGATATTCCGCAACGAGGCAGAAGCGCATCTTGCAACGCTCGTCGACTTTCTCGCCGATTGCGCGCAACGACTGCCGCAACCAGTTACCGACCCTTTACAGCGTGCGCTACATACCCTCAAGGGGAGCGCGCACATGGCCGGAATCCTTCCGATGGCAGAGATCGCCACACCATTGGAAAGAATGGTCAAGGAATTCAAGGCCAACCTGATACAGATGGATCTGGCCGAGGCCGAACTGTTACATACCGCAGAGCAGCTGCTCAGGCGAGGGCTGGACAATCTTGAGCGTGAGCCACTGGCAACGATCGAGGGAGCAGAAGATTTCATAGCCAGCGTGCATGCGCTGCATCAGGCACGGCTGGCGGACGCTGGCGAGCGTGGTGATACAGAACAGGGTGAGCCACGCGATCCAGGCATGATTGCGATGTTTCTCTCCGAGGGCATGAACATCCTGCTCGACGCTGAAGCGCTTTTGCAGAGCTGGCGCGAGCATCCTGCCGAGCGGCAGGAGCTAACGGCGTTGTTGGAAGAGTTGACGACGCTTGGTCTCGGCGCTCAGATGGCCGAGCTTCCGCAAATCGACACGCTGTGTCAGGTGTTACTCGACCTGTATGCGGTTGTGCAGGAAGGTCGTCTCGCAGTCAGCGCACGGTTCTTCGATGACGTTGAACAGGCTCACGAGGCGCTGGTTGGCATGATGGATCAGGTGGCGGCCGGTCTGCAGGTGACCGGACAGCCGGAGCTGGTGGCCCGGCTTCAACAGTTACTGGCCGAAGCGATTGATCCGCTCACTTTTGAGCAGCCGGGCGAAGAATGCGCCATGGCGCCGTCTGCTACGTTTGACTCAGTGGACGGTGCTACACAGCCTCAAGCCGAAGCCGAAGCCGAAGCCGAAGCCGAAGCCGAAGCCTGGCTCGCCGAGCCTTTTTCGGGCCAGGACGAGCTAGACGAGGAAATGGTCGAGATCTTTCTTGACGAAGCGGTCGATCTGCTGGAAAGCGCTGGCGGCGCGCTGGAACGCTGGCTGGGTGACCCAGCCAATCAGTTGGCGTTATCGGCCTTGCTGCGTGACCTGCATACCCTCAAAGGCGGCGCGCGGATGGCTGAAATTCGGCCGATCGGTGATCTCGCGCATGAGCTGGAAACCCTCTATGAAGGGCTTTCAGACGGTCGCTACGTGCATACGGATGATCTTGCCTCGCTGCTCCTACGCAGCCACGATCAGCTGGCTATTCAACTTGAGCAGCTCCAGGCGCACAAGCCAATGGACCCCGCTGCGCGGCTAATCGAGCATATTCGCGCTTATCGGCAAGGGATCGCACCGAGCTTCGACCCGGCTGTTTCGTCCGATGACGAAATGCAAATGGTCGACAAGGACCCGCAGAGGGCTGAGTTTGCGGCTGGTGATTCAGAGCAGTTGGAAGCTGCGCATGGGCCCGATGATTCCCTTCTCGGGCATGCTGCGGAAACCGATGAACGTGAGGACGAACGTGCATCGGGCGACGCTATCCCCTTTGAAGCGTTGGTCCAGCCAGTCGAGCAGGTCATCGTAGAGCTACCCGAAGAGCCGGAACCGGCCGAATCGCCGGAGCCGACTTCGGCGGCGGAGCCAGGCAAGGCAGGAGCAGGCAGCTGGGAAAACCGCGATCCAGAGCTGGTAGAGATCTTTCTAGAGGAAGGCTTTGACATCATCGAGCGCGCCGGAGCATCGCTTCAACGCTGGATCGATGATGTGGACAATAGTTTTGAGATCGAAGCGTTGCAACGGGATCTGCACACCCTGAAAGGCGGTGCGCGGATGGCGGACATACGCGAGATCGGTGATCTGGCCCACGAATTGGAGTACCTCTACGAGGGGCTGTGCGCCGGTCATTACCGCGCCAGTCCAACCTTGTTCGCCCTCTTGCAAACATGCCATGACCGGCTCGCGGCGATGCTCGATGCCGTGCGCGCTTTCCGTGAGCTGCCGGACGGACAAGACCTGATCGCAACCATTCAGCGTTTTCGGGCGAACCCTGAAGAGCAATTGAGCATGCCCAGCAGCGTTGCGTTGAAGGCAGCGCAGGATGCCGCCCAAGACGCTGCCGAAGCCGAGATTCTCGATATTTTCGTCGAAGAAGCGGACGAGCTGCTGGAGGAAATGGAGTCCGCTCTCGGGCGCTGGGAAGCCACAGGTGATGGCGTCGCGCCTCTGGCCGACATGATGCGGGTGCTCCATACCCTGAAAGGTGGTGCGCGGCTGGCGGCTCAAGTTCGGCTGGGCGACATGGCGCATGACCTGGAGCAACGTCTGAGCGAGGCGCAACTGCAAGGCGGTCCATGGACTGACAGCCTGTTTCTGGACGTGCAGGGCAGCTATGACGCATTGCTCAAAGAAGTCGAGTCGATGCGCTCGCGGCTGATAACTGAGCCCGATCTGGAGACAGACTCACAGCCGCAGGAAAATGCGCAGGCGGAGCACTCAAGCTTGTCCGTCATCGTGCTCGAAACGCCTATCGTGGCCGCCAGTGCTCAGGCTCCGATCAGCACCTCGCCGGCTAAGGTTCTGCCATTCATCCGCCGCGCCGAACAGGCTGCACTGGATGCTGCTTCACGCCGCGCACCGCAGGAACTGGTCAAGGTGCCTGCGGACCTTTTGGAGGGATTGGTCAACCTGGCGGGCGAAACATCAATTTTCCGCGGTCGGGTTGAGCAGCAGGTCAGCGACGTTGGCTTCACCTTGGGAGAGATGGAAGCCACTATCGAGCGGGTTCGCGACCAGTTGCGACGGTTGGACACCGAAACCCAGGCGCAGATTCTTAGCAGCTATCAGGCTGAAGCCGAGCGTGCAGGCTACGACGACTTCGATCCGCTGGAAATGGACCGGCATTCGCAGTTGCAGCAGCTGTCACGCGCACTGTTCGAGTCGGCATCGGACCTGCTGGATCTAAAGGAAACCCTGGCCGCGCGTAATCGCGACGCGGAAACCTTGCTGCTGCAGCAGGCGCGGGTCAACACGGAGCTGCAGGAAGGCCTCATGCGCACCCGCATGGTTCCCTTCGATCGGCTGGTGCCTCGTTTGCGCCGGATCGTTCGTCAGGTGGCTGGCGAGCTAGGCAAGCAGGTCGAGTTCCAGGTGGGCAATGCGACAGGTGAGATGGACCGCAGCGTACTCGAGCGCATCGTTGCGCCATTGGAGCATATGCTGCGCAACGCGGTTGACCACGGTATTGAGGTCGGCGCCAAGCGTGTCGCAGCAGGTAAGCCCGAGCAGGGCAACATTCGCCTGGACCTGAGCCGTGAAGGCGGGGATATCGTGCTGGCCTTGAGCGATGACGGTGCAGGCATCAACCTTGAAGCCGTTCGCCGCAAGGCGATCGAGCGCGGCTTGATGCAGCCCGGCATCGAACTGTCGGACCATGACGTGCTGCAGTTCATTCTCGAGGCCGGTTTCTCGACCGCCGAGCAAGTGACGCAGATATCCGGGCGTGGCGTCGGCATGGATGTGGTGCATTCCGAGGTCAAGCAGCTCGGGGGCTCCATGAGTATCGAGTCTACGCTTGGCAAAGGAACACGCTTCCTGATCCGCCTGCCATTCACTGTGTCGGTCAATCGGGCTCTGATGGTGTATTCCGGCGAGGATCTTTATGCGATTCCGCTGAACACGATCGAAGGTATCGTGCGTGTGTCGCCTTACGAACTCGAAGCCTATTACCAGCCAGGTGCATCGCGCTTCGAGTATGCGGGACAGACCTATGAGTTGCGCTACTTAGGCGAGCTGCTGAACAACGGTCAGCGGCCAAAGCTGGTCGGGCAAAGCCTGCCGTTGCCGGTAATCCTGGTGCGTTCGAATGACCACAGTGTGGCGGTACAGGTCGATAGCCTCGCCGGTTCCCGAGAAATTGTGGTGAAGGGCTTGGGGCCGCAATTTGCCACTGTGCCAGGTATTTCCGGTGCGACCATCCTCGGCGATGGCCGAGTTGTTGTGATCCTCGATCTGCTCGCGACAATCCGTGTTCTGCATGCGCATTTGCTCACCCAGCAGCAACCATTGCGCCTGCTCGGCGAAGACGAACCGGCCGATATTGAAGTTGATCGGCCAACGCTGGTGATGGTCGTTGACGATTCGGTGACTGTGCGCAAGGTCACCAGCCGCCTCCTAGAGCGGAACGGAATGAACGTGCTGACGGCCAAGGATGGTGTCGACGCAATCACGCAGCTGCAGGAGCGCAAGCCGGACATCATCCTGCTGGATATCGAGATGCCGCGGATGGACGGTTTCGAAGTAGCGACGCTGGTGCGCCACGATGAGCATCTGAAGGATCTGCCCATCATCATGATTACCTCGCGAACCGGCGAAAAGCACAGGGATAGGGCCATGGCCATCGGTGTGAACGAGTACCTTGGAAAGCCTTATCAGGAATCGCTGCTACTCGAGACAATCCAGAAATTGGTTCCGCGTCATGAGTGA
- a CDS encoding methyltransferase — protein MQPGVDWSLRPLADMSAAEFNDWQALLEERSGMVVTEQRRAFLQTNLSSRMREVGAQDYASYFRQVTDGPRGAVEWSTLMDRLTVQETRFFRHPPSFAVLSDYIKGRVESRSAAQPWSLWSVGCASGEETYSLAICTAEALKCAGGETQFGVIGTDISLSALSRSREGLYGLRRLEQLDPDLRERYFQPLAGDRFQVVPSLAARVCFARLNVLELAGAPMSDVDVIFCQNLLIYFRRWRRREILNRLVERLAPGGLLVIGAGEVVGWQHPELVPVADSQVLAFTRKCL, from the coding sequence ATGCAGCCAGGTGTTGATTGGTCACTGAGACCCTTGGCTGATATGTCGGCGGCGGAATTCAATGACTGGCAGGCCCTGCTCGAAGAGCGCTCCGGTATGGTCGTGACCGAGCAGCGTCGGGCCTTTCTTCAGACCAATCTGAGCAGCCGAATGCGCGAAGTCGGGGCGCAGGACTACGCGAGTTATTTCCGTCAGGTCACTGACGGCCCCCGCGGGGCTGTGGAATGGTCCACCCTCATGGACCGCCTGACGGTACAGGAGACTCGCTTTTTCCGTCACCCGCCGTCGTTTGCAGTGCTTTCCGATTACATAAAGGGGCGTGTCGAGTCGCGAAGCGCTGCTCAGCCCTGGTCGCTGTGGAGCGTTGGTTGCGCAAGCGGCGAGGAAACATACTCGTTGGCGATTTGTACCGCAGAGGCGCTCAAGTGCGCCGGCGGCGAAACACAGTTTGGTGTGATAGGAACCGATATCAGTCTCAGCGCGTTAAGCCGTTCGCGCGAGGGCCTTTACGGTCTTCGTCGGCTCGAGCAGCTGGACCCCGACCTACGCGAGCGGTATTTCCAACCACTGGCGGGTGATCGTTTCCAAGTAGTGCCTAGCCTGGCAGCAAGGGTGTGCTTTGCCCGACTTAACGTGCTGGAGCTGGCCGGTGCGCCAATGTCCGATGTGGACGTCATTTTTTGTCAGAACCTGTTGATTTACTTCCGCCGCTGGCGCCGCCGCGAAATCCTCAATCGTCTTGTCGAGCGCCTGGCGCCGGGAGGATTGCTGGTTATTGGTGCGGGCGAGGTTGTCGGTTGGCAGCACCCGGAGCTGGTTCCGGTGGCTGATAGTCAGGTTTTGGCCTTTACCCGGAAATGTTTATGA
- a CDS encoding chemotaxis protein — translation MKKMNANALLAGVRSNTLIAGLFILLIVSMVLLFVNFAYINTQADYDNEYVGHAGELRVLSQRIAKNAVEAATGTAEAFDSLKDARNDFSERWSYLSVGDERIGLPAVPESLQSEVAAVQQDWDTLRQNTDAILASEQTVLSLHQVAATLAETIPQLQVEYEEVVDILLESGAPAAQVSVAQRQSLLAERILGSVNKVLSGDQDSVQAADMFGRDASLFGRVLSAMLEGNEAMGITRVSDVEALDRLAAISELFQFVSGSVDEILETSPELFQVRESSNSIFEVSQTLLDKTSELTQGLQNRAEARYVNTLAGYVLGALALASILLIGLVMVQVTRRRLSETAEKNERNQTAILRLLDEIGDLADGDLTVAATVTEDFTGAIADSINYSIDQLRDLVETINQTAVQVSGAAQETQATAMHLAEASEHQAQEIAGASAAINEMAVSIDQVSANAAESSAVAERSVAIANKGNEVVHNTITGMDNIREQIQDTSKRIKRLGESSQEIGDIVSLINDIADQTNILALNAAIQASMAGDAGRGFAVVADEVQRLAERSSAATKQIEALVKTIQTDTNEAVISMEQTTSEVVRGARLAQDAGVALEEIEKVSKSLAALIQNISNAARQQASSAGHISNTMNVIQEITSQTSSGTTATARSIGNLAKMANEMRHSVSGFTLPEAQDQA, via the coding sequence ATGAAAAAAATGAACGCGAATGCATTGTTGGCAGGTGTACGTAGCAATACGTTGATTGCTGGCCTGTTTATCCTCCTGATCGTGTCGATGGTGCTGCTGTTCGTGAACTTTGCGTACATCAATACACAGGCCGACTACGATAACGAATATGTTGGACACGCAGGTGAGCTGCGAGTTCTCTCCCAGCGTATTGCGAAGAACGCGGTTGAGGCGGCCACTGGTACTGCCGAAGCATTCGACTCGCTGAAAGATGCTCGCAATGACTTCAGCGAGCGTTGGAGCTATCTCTCCGTCGGTGATGAGCGCATTGGGCTGCCAGCGGTGCCGGAGTCGCTTCAGTCTGAGGTGGCGGCAGTGCAGCAGGATTGGGATACGCTGCGGCAAAACACTGACGCGATCCTTGCCAGCGAACAAACCGTACTGTCCTTGCACCAGGTTGCTGCGACCCTGGCCGAAACCATCCCCCAGCTTCAGGTCGAGTATGAGGAGGTCGTGGACATCCTTCTCGAAAGTGGTGCCCCTGCCGCTCAGGTTTCCGTAGCGCAGCGTCAGTCGCTGCTCGCGGAACGTATTCTGGGCTCGGTCAACAAGGTACTTTCCGGCGACCAGGACTCAGTGCAGGCTGCAGATATGTTTGGTCGTGACGCCAGCCTGTTCGGTCGCGTCCTCAGCGCCATGCTCGAAGGCAACGAGGCCATGGGGATCACCCGGGTGAGCGACGTCGAAGCATTGGATCGGCTGGCGGCAATCTCTGAGCTGTTCCAGTTCGTGTCCGGATCAGTGGATGAAATCCTGGAAACTTCACCGGAACTGTTCCAGGTGCGTGAGTCATCGAACAGTATTTTCGAAGTCTCGCAGACCCTGCTCGACAAAACGTCCGAACTGACCCAAGGGCTTCAAAATCGTGCCGAAGCCCGTTACGTCAATACACTGGCTGGCTATGTCCTTGGTGCATTGGCACTGGCTTCAATTCTGTTGATCGGCCTGGTCATGGTCCAGGTTACACGTCGTCGGTTGAGCGAGACCGCGGAAAAGAACGAGCGTAACCAGACAGCGATTTTGCGTCTGCTCGACGAAATCGGCGATCTGGCTGACGGTGACCTGACGGTAGCTGCCACGGTTACCGAAGACTTCACCGGCGCCATCGCCGACTCGATCAACTATTCCATTGACCAGTTGCGAGACTTGGTTGAAACGATCAACCAGACCGCCGTACAGGTCTCTGGTGCGGCCCAGGAAACCCAGGCGACTGCGATGCATCTGGCCGAGGCATCCGAGCATCAGGCTCAGGAAATTGCCGGTGCATCGGCGGCGATCAACGAAATGGCGGTGTCGATTGACCAGGTATCGGCCAACGCCGCCGAATCCTCGGCGGTAGCTGAGCGCTCGGTAGCGATCGCAAACAAGGGCAACGAGGTGGTGCATAACACCATCACCGGCATGGATAACATTCGGGAGCAGATTCAGGACACCTCCAAGCGAATCAAGCGTCTCGGCGAGTCCTCGCAGGAGATCGGGGATATCGTTAGTTTGATTAACGACATCGCCGACCAGACAAACATCCTTGCGTTGAACGCTGCGATTCAGGCCTCCATGGCAGGTGATGCCGGTCGAGGCTTCGCGGTAGTTGCGGACGAAGTACAACGCCTTGCGGAGCGATCCTCTGCTGCAACAAAGCAGATCGAAGCCCTGGTGAAAACGATTCAGACCGACACGAACGAAGCGGTTATCTCGATGGAGCAGACTACATCCGAAGTGGTTCGAGGTGCCCGTCTGGCCCAGGACGCCGGGGTTGCTCTGGAGGAAATCGAAAAGGTATCCAAGAGCCTCGCGGCGCTTATCCAGAACATTTCCAACGCGGCCCGCCAGCAGGCGTCGTCGGCTGGTCATATTTCCAACACCATGAACGTCATTCAGGAAATTACCTCGCAAACCTCCTCGGGCACCACCGCTACTGCGAGGAGCATTGGTAACCTCGCCAAGATGGCCAATGAAATGCGGCATTCGGTATCCGGCTTTACCCTGCCGGAAGCGCAGGATCAGGCCTGA
- a CDS encoding chemotaxis protein CheW has protein sequence MSDTPSPFQRLLEIDSRCRALAAGLPSQQEAVQTWAGIGFRMGGRLFVAPMGEVGEILHEPRYTLLPGVKAWVKGVANVRGRLLPIMDLCGYLGLELSPLRKQRRVLVVDHQEVFAGLTVDEVFGMQHFPVDAFSEQLPPVEASIQPFIHGVFQREQPWLVFSPHALAAHQKFLDVAY, from the coding sequence ATGTCGGATACGCCTTCGCCTTTTCAGCGACTCTTGGAGATCGACAGCCGTTGTAGGGCTTTGGCTGCCGGATTGCCGTCGCAGCAAGAAGCTGTCCAGACATGGGCAGGTATAGGTTTCCGGATGGGTGGCCGACTGTTCGTTGCCCCGATGGGGGAGGTTGGCGAAATACTCCACGAGCCGCGCTATACCCTGCTCCCCGGAGTGAAAGCCTGGGTGAAAGGGGTTGCCAACGTCCGCGGCAGGCTTTTGCCTATCATGGATCTGTGCGGCTATCTAGGACTGGAGTTATCGCCGCTACGCAAGCAGCGGCGCGTGCTGGTGGTGGACCACCAGGAAGTGTTTGCGGGATTGACGGTCGATGAAGTGTTCGGCATGCAGCATTTTCCGGTAGATGCTTTTTCCGAACAGCTGCCACCTGTTGAGGCATCGATTCAACCATTCATTCATGGTGTTTTTCAGCGTGAGCAGCCCTGGCTGGTCTTCAGTCCGCACGCGCTTGCCGCGCACCAGAAATTCCTGGACGTGGCGTATTGA
- a CDS encoding response regulator, protein MARVLIVDDSPTEMYKLTAMLEKHGHVVLKAENGADGVALARQEKPDAVLMDIVMPGLNGFQATRQLTKDAETSHIPVIIVTTKDQETDKVWGKRQGAKDYLTKPVDEATLLKTLSAVLAG, encoded by the coding sequence ATGGCTCGCGTTCTGATTGTTGATGACTCGCCGACCGAGATGTACAAGCTGACAGCCATGCTGGAAAAGCATGGACACGTCGTGCTCAAGGCCGAAAACGGTGCCGATGGCGTAGCGCTTGCGCGCCAGGAGAAACCGGACGCGGTTTTGATGGATATCGTAATGCCCGGCCTGAACGGTTTTCAGGCAACTCGCCAACTGACCAAAGATGCTGAAACCAGTCACATTCCGGTGATCATTGTGACCACCAAGGATCAGGAAACCGATAAGGTCTGGGGCAAGCGTCAAGGTGCCAAGGATTACCTAACCAAGCCTGTGGACGAAGCGACACTGCTGAAGACCCTGAGCGCCGTACTTGCCGGTTAA